One Aphidius gifuensis isolate YNYX2018 linkage group LG5, ASM1490517v1, whole genome shotgun sequence genomic region harbors:
- the LOC122858326 gene encoding WD repeat-containing protein 47, translated as MPAYMTLREEDVIRLTLEFLYSRDLHISQLSLERETGVINGQFSDDALFLRQIILDGQWDDAIEFIQPLETLSDFDMKKFKYAILRHKYVELLCIKSEANLTIESDGSVDSAVQEVVHVLNELEKVAPTKEDYSNLCLLLTLPRLTDHHQFKDWNPSNARVQCFREIYPLVERFLPGDRNPDSNPSIAFAKNDRLIQLIIKGVLYESCVNYCQAKATGSQENVQVEMNFSTLLDGSIGFNDSDLSLLSWLQSIPSETFAIPFAQKTLNVDVDKLERPSLETSWTEHMLITPIKPKTFPHNAMPFTRPRSAADMMSRSLLPTLEAGLGPRSPGPKNLTLSSTGFMTLSTGDINPMSRSSFASFHLNGLRCNKIMNTSVDRLFENEGDVFLSSNFGEFQQLPSIQEVISNPDQIKVPDKPRVQSKSPDGRKTSPSTSSTPEWCIGRDSPAPSTARSSRRDSLVEKPTGLALKISEPSLTAGEDIGISNVKYNYNGDLLREYQKQKQRFQDTIQRKVDERDEMVRQLSMSTNVSVKNRSQTDIQEATTCRTGYDSNVHERHCDIIKNNKGDSFIELESTIASGENEKPKFLPVTTLEDVQAIRCAEFHPLGKLYAVGSNSKTLRICAYPKLDNLHEDREIHQPTVLFKRTKHHKGSIYCLAWTPDGQIMATGSNDKTIKLMQFNSETSNLEGQEVELTMHDGTVRDLCFLEDTSNKSSLLISGGAGDCKIYVTDCGTGTPFQALSGHSGHVLSLFNWGGAMFVSGSQDKTVRFWDLRTRGCVNMVTPTTVPGSRIGSPVAAICVDPSGRLLVSGHEDSSCVLFDIRGGRTVQCFKPHAADIRSIRFSPSAYYLLTSGYDNKLVLTDLQRDLTMSLPSVVVAQHQDKVISGRWHPTEFSFLSTSADKTATLWALPPI; from the exons ATGCCCGCGTACATGACGCTACGAGAGGAGGATGTTATCAGATTGACGCTTGAATTCTTGTACAGTCGAGACCTCCATATATCGCAGCTTTCATTGGAACGTGAGACGGGCGTAATAAACGGTCAGTTCAGTGATGATGCGCTCTTCTTGCGGCAAATTATTCTGGACGGGCAATGGGATGATGCTATTGAATTCATTCAGCCACTGGAAACCCTTTCGGATTTCGATatgaaaaagtttaaatatgcAATTTTACGACACAAATATGTAGAGCTCCTTTGCATAAAGTCTGAAGCAAATCTTACAATAGAATCAGATGGAAGTGTTGACAGTGCAGTGCAAGAAGTCGTTCATGTTCTCAATGAATTAGAAAAAGTTGCACCAACAAAAGAAGATTACAGCAACTTATGCTTGCTTTTGACTTTACCAAGATTGACCGATCATCATCAATTCAAAGATTGGAATCCTAGCAATGCCAGAGTTCAGTGTTTCCGCGAAATCTATCCACTTGTCGAACGATTTCTGCCTGGTGATAGAAATCCAGATTCAAATCCTTCGATTGCTTTTGCCAAAAATGATCGACTAATTCAGTTAATTATAAAAGGTGTACTCTATGAATCGTGTGTGAACTATTGTCAGGCGAAAGCTACTGGATCTCAAGAAAATGTCCAG GTGGAAATGAATTTTTCGACATTACTAGATGGTTCAATTGGTTTCAATGATTCTGATTTGAGTCTCCTTTCCTGGCTGCAAAGTATTCCTTCTGAAACATTTGCGATACCGTTTGCACAGAAAACACTCAATGTAGATGTGGATAAACTTGAACGACCTTCTCTGGAAACGTCGTGGACTGAGCATATGTTAATTACGCCAATCAAGCCTAAGACATTTCCTCATAATGCTATGCCATTTACGAGACCTAGATCAGCAGCAGACATGATGTCACGCAGCTTACTGCCCACACTAGAAGCAGGGTTAGGACCACGAAGTCCTGgtccaaaaaatttaactcttTCATCTACTGGATTTATGACATTGTCTACAGGAGATATAAATCCTATGTCACGATCATCGTTTGCAAGTTTTCATTTGAATGGTTTAAgatgcaataaaattatgaatacgAGTGTCGATAGACTATTTGAGAATGAGGGTGATGTATTTCTCAGTTCAAATTTTGGAGAATTCCAACAATTGCCTTCAATTCAAGAAGTTATAAGTAATCCTGACCAAATAAAAGTACCGGATAAGCCAAGAGTCCAGTCAAAAAGTCCTGAtg GCAGGAAAACTTCTCCTTCAACTTCTTCAACTCCTGAGTGGTGCATAGGCCGTGATTCACCAGCTCCATCAACAGCAAGAAGTTCTCGTCGAGATTCTCTGGTTGAAAAACCAACTGGCTTAGCACTGAAAATTTCAGAACCATCGTTAACAGCTGGTGAAGATATTGGAATCTCAAATGTTAAATATAACTATAATGGTGATCTATTGAGAgaatatcaaaaacaaaaacagcGTTTTCAAGACACAATCCAGCGGAAGGTAGACGAAAGGGATGAAATGGTCCGGCAGTTATCAATGTCGACTAATGTCTCAGTGAAAAACCGATCACAAACAGACAT ACAAGAGGCTACCACGTGTAGAACTGGATACGATTCAAACGTGCATGAGAGACATTGTGATATCATTAAGAATAATAAG GGAGACAGTTTTATAGAACTTGAGTCAACAATTGCTAGTGGTGAAAATGAGAAACCTAAATTTTTGCCAGTAACTACTCTTGAAGACGTACAGGCGATTAGGTGCGCCGAATTTCATCCTCTCGGAAAACTTTATGCTGTTGGATCAAATTCAAAAACCCTTCGGATATGTGCATATCCAAAGCTTGATAATTTGCA TGAGGATCGTGAAATTCATCAACCaacagttttatttaaaagaacaaaGCACCACAAGGGATCGATTTATTGTCTTGCTTGGACTCCTGATGGACAAATCATGGCTACTGGAAGTAATGACAAAACTATCAAGCTTATGCAATTCAATTCAGAGACATCTAATCTAGAAG GTCAAGAAGTAGAACTTACAATGCACGATGGCACGGTTCGTGACCTTTGCTTTCTTGAAGATACTTCTAATAAGTCAAGTCTTCTAATAAGTGGAGGTGCGGGTGACTGTAAAATTTATGTAACTGATTGCGGAACAGGAACACCATTTCAGGCCCTCAGTGGACACAGTGGACATGTGTTGTCTTTGTTCAATTGGGGTGGAGCAATGTTTGTGTCTGGATCACAAGATAAAACAGTTCGATTTTGGGACCTTCGCACGAGAGGATGCGTCAATATGGTGACACCCACAACCGTGCCTGGTAGTCGG ATTGGCAGTCCTGTTGCTGCTATATGTGTGGATCCATCAGGTAGACTGCTAGTTTCTGGTCATGAAGATAGTAGCTGCGTTTTGTTCGACATACGAGGTGGCAGAACGGTACAATGTTTTAAACCTCATGCAGCTGATATTCGGAGCATCAGGTTTTCACCTTcagcatattatttattaaccaGTGGTTATGATAACAAACTTGTTCTAACGGATTTACAAa GAGACCTGACAATGTCATTACCAAGTGTTGTAGTCGCCCAACATCAGGATAAAGTTATATCTGGTCGTTGGCATCCAACCGAGTTTTCTTTTCTAAGCACATCAGCTGATAAAACAGCAACCCTTTGGGCATTGCCACCTATTTAA
- the LOC122858327 gene encoding extended synaptotagmin-2 isoform X2, translated as MILCKIWPGMNHFSRQLVRETIQPSIVQSLAEYKITGFQFGRFVLGRIPPKIYGVKVYENNTSRNEIILDCDMLYAGDCDISFSLGNIKGGIRDFQLRGMARIVLKPMLNVMPLVGGIQIFFLNNPSIDFNLVGAIDVLDFPGFNQALRKVIREQISKLLVMPNKLAFSLSQDVPTYEIKMPEPEGLLRIHVVQAKHLMKKDIGMLGKGKSDPYAIITVGSQEFKTKTIDNTVDPKWDYWCECLVMSSVAQQLEVVLWDHDEAKGDENLGSILIEISQVKEKRSIDNWFTLDFAKHGSIQLRLTWLNLTKDIVDLQAAIIETQELGVTSMSTALLLVFIDSAKNLPCLRGSKQPDVYLEACVGSKKERTGTILRSCDPVWEQGFTLLVANPETSNLNIRVIDEKTNLVVGSLTYMLSTLLTHPALEETQQPFSLQNAGPESKVIMSLALRIVKYENPDPFKKVEESTISNSSDSSLQSTPLKKQLSKESIRNLKNNSGISGSISPVTLDEDDGVISNQGPNNQVPHSGLIHRNPSLTSFAGEAKLGRIQLTFRYSVPRQKLVIVVHKIANLPASSNDLSNIPDPYVKLYLLPDRHKETKRKTSVMRDSCNPVYDEQFEYLVSQGDLNTRVLEVTVCAQKGWLGGGSNVMGQVHINLSEIDITKAISAWYDLLPESKD; from the exons ATG ATACTTTGCAAGATATGGCCAGGTATGAATCATTTTTCACGACAACTTGTTAGAGAAACAATTCAACCATCGATAGTACAATCATTAGCTGAATACAAGATCACTGGTTTTCAATTTGGACGCTTCGTATTGGGTCGTATT CCACCGAAAATCTATGGCGTGAAggtttatgaaaataatacatcaagaaatgaaattatattggATTGTGACATGCT GTATGCTGGCGACTGCGATATATCATTTTCACTTGGTAATATTAAAGGTGGCATTCGAGACTTTCAACTCCGCGGTATGGCTCGTATTGTTTTAAAACCGATGCTTAATGTCATGCCTCTCGTTGGTGGCATTCAAATATTCTTTCTCAATAAtccatcaattgattttaatctTGTTGGAGCTATTGATGTCCTCGATTTTCCGGGTTTTaa TCAAGCATTGAGAAAAGTCATTAGAGAGCAAATATCGAAACTCTTAGTGATGCCTAATAAACTTGCGTTTTCTTTGAGTCAAGATGTCCCAAcgtatgaaataaaaatgccTGAACCAGAG ggATTATTGAGAATCCACGTAGTGCAAGCGAaacatttgatgaaaaaagacATTGGTATGCTTGGTAAAGGTAAATCAGATCCATATGCAATAATAACTGTCGGCTCACAGGAGTTCAAAACCAAGACTATTGATAATACTGTTGATCCCAAATGGGATTATTGGTGTGAg TGCCTTGTGATGTCGAGTGTCGCACAACAGCTAGAAGTAGTACTGTGGGACCATGATGAGGCAAAAGGTGACGAAAATCTTGGCAG CATACTGATTGAAATCAGTCAAGTCAAAGAGAAGAGATCAATCGACAAT tGGTTTACCCTGGACTTCGCAAAACATGGATCGATCCAGCTTCGATTGACATGGTTGAATCTAACAAAAGATATTGTCGATCTCCAAGCA gcAATTATAGAAACTCAAGAGCTTGGAGTCACTTCAATGAGCACGGCTCTTTTATTAGTTTTCATCGATTCTGCTAAAAATTTGCCTTGTCTTCGTGGCAGCAAACAGCCAGATGTTTACCTCGAAGCTTGTGTTGGAAGCAAAAAAGAAAGAACTGGCACAATTCTTAGAAGTTGTGATCCCGTTTGGGAGCAAGGTTTCACTCTTCTCGTTGCTAATCCTGAGACAAGTAATCTCAATATACGAGTaatagatgaaaaaacaaatttggtTGTTGGGAGCTTAACTTACATGCTTTCAACACTTTTAACACATCCAGCACTCGAAGAGACACAACAGCCATTCAGTCTGCAAAACGCTGGTCCTGAAAGCAAAGTTATTATGTCACTCGCGTTGAGGATTGTCAAGTATGAGAATCCAGATCCATTCAAGAAGGTTGAAGAGTCGACCATCAGCAACTCGTCTGACAGcagct tacAATCGACTCcattaaaaaaacagttatCTAAAGAATCTATCCGTAACTTGAAAAACAATAGTGGGATTTCCGGTTCCATTTCTCCGGTCACTCTCGATGAGGATGATGGAGTAATTTCAAATCAGGGACCGAATAATCAAGTGCCTCATTCTGGATTAATCCACAGAAATCCAAGTTTGACATCTTTTGCAGGTGAAGCTAAACTTGGCCGAATTCAGTTGACATTTCGCTACAGTGTTCCACGACAAAAATTAGTCATTGTTGTTCACAAGATAGC gaATCTCCCTGCATCATCAAATGATCTCTCCAACATTCCGGATCCATATGTTAAACTCTACCTACTTCCTGATCGTCATAAGGAGACGAAACGTAAAACAAGTGTTATGAGAGATAGTTGCAATCCAGTTTACGACGAGCAATTTGAGTATCTTGTTTCACAGGGTGATTTAAATACTAGAGTACTGGAAGTTACAGTTTGTGCGCAAAAAGGATGGCTTGGTGGCGGTAGCAATGTAATGGGGCAGGTCCATATTAATCTCTCGGAAATTGATATTACAAAGGCAATATCAGCGTGGTATGATTTGTTGCCAGAATCAAAAGATTAA
- the LOC122858327 gene encoding extended synaptotagmin-2 isoform X1, with protein MSSESIENQCDQKKKLPVVWPYMTVSSFSLTLITRLIAAAAIWGWGYTNWSFGWLLPPILLTTWKYESDRNSELKRLTVQASVMANEKDIIISKMNDLPSWVYFPDFDRAEWLNKILCKIWPGMNHFSRQLVRETIQPSIVQSLAEYKITGFQFGRFVLGRIPPKIYGVKVYENNTSRNEIILDCDMLYAGDCDISFSLGNIKGGIRDFQLRGMARIVLKPMLNVMPLVGGIQIFFLNNPSIDFNLVGAIDVLDFPGFNQALRKVIREQISKLLVMPNKLAFSLSQDVPTYEIKMPEPEGLLRIHVVQAKHLMKKDIGMLGKGKSDPYAIITVGSQEFKTKTIDNTVDPKWDYWCECLVMSSVAQQLEVVLWDHDEAKGDENLGSILIEISQVKEKRSIDNWFTLDFAKHGSIQLRLTWLNLTKDIVDLQAAIIETQELGVTSMSTALLLVFIDSAKNLPCLRGSKQPDVYLEACVGSKKERTGTILRSCDPVWEQGFTLLVANPETSNLNIRVIDEKTNLVVGSLTYMLSTLLTHPALEETQQPFSLQNAGPESKVIMSLALRIVKYENPDPFKKVEESTISNSSDSSLQSTPLKKQLSKESIRNLKNNSGISGSISPVTLDEDDGVISNQGPNNQVPHSGLIHRNPSLTSFAGEAKLGRIQLTFRYSVPRQKLVIVVHKIANLPASSNDLSNIPDPYVKLYLLPDRHKETKRKTSVMRDSCNPVYDEQFEYLVSQGDLNTRVLEVTVCAQKGWLGGGSNVMGQVHINLSEIDITKAISAWYDLLPESKD; from the exons ATGTCTAGCGAATCGATAGAAAATCAA TGTGACCAGAAGAAAAAGTTACCAGTGGTATGGCCATACATGACCGTGTCGTCATTTTCATTGACTCTCATTACACGTTTAATAGCTGCTGCAGCAATATGGGGCTGGGGCTACACCAATTGGAGTTTTGGCTGGTTATTACCACCAATCTTATTAACAACGTGGAAGTACGAAAGTGACAGAAATAGTGAACTCAAGAGACTCACTGTCCAAGCATCAGTTATGGCTAACGAAAAAGATATCATAATCAGCAAAATGAATGATCTACCATCTTGGGTTTATTTTCCAGATTTCGACCGAGCCGAATGGTTGAACAAa ATACTTTGCAAGATATGGCCAGGTATGAATCATTTTTCACGACAACTTGTTAGAGAAACAATTCAACCATCGATAGTACAATCATTAGCTGAATACAAGATCACTGGTTTTCAATTTGGACGCTTCGTATTGGGTCGTATT CCACCGAAAATCTATGGCGTGAAggtttatgaaaataatacatcaagaaatgaaattatattggATTGTGACATGCT GTATGCTGGCGACTGCGATATATCATTTTCACTTGGTAATATTAAAGGTGGCATTCGAGACTTTCAACTCCGCGGTATGGCTCGTATTGTTTTAAAACCGATGCTTAATGTCATGCCTCTCGTTGGTGGCATTCAAATATTCTTTCTCAATAAtccatcaattgattttaatctTGTTGGAGCTATTGATGTCCTCGATTTTCCGGGTTTTaa TCAAGCATTGAGAAAAGTCATTAGAGAGCAAATATCGAAACTCTTAGTGATGCCTAATAAACTTGCGTTTTCTTTGAGTCAAGATGTCCCAAcgtatgaaataaaaatgccTGAACCAGAG ggATTATTGAGAATCCACGTAGTGCAAGCGAaacatttgatgaaaaaagacATTGGTATGCTTGGTAAAGGTAAATCAGATCCATATGCAATAATAACTGTCGGCTCACAGGAGTTCAAAACCAAGACTATTGATAATACTGTTGATCCCAAATGGGATTATTGGTGTGAg TGCCTTGTGATGTCGAGTGTCGCACAACAGCTAGAAGTAGTACTGTGGGACCATGATGAGGCAAAAGGTGACGAAAATCTTGGCAG CATACTGATTGAAATCAGTCAAGTCAAAGAGAAGAGATCAATCGACAAT tGGTTTACCCTGGACTTCGCAAAACATGGATCGATCCAGCTTCGATTGACATGGTTGAATCTAACAAAAGATATTGTCGATCTCCAAGCA gcAATTATAGAAACTCAAGAGCTTGGAGTCACTTCAATGAGCACGGCTCTTTTATTAGTTTTCATCGATTCTGCTAAAAATTTGCCTTGTCTTCGTGGCAGCAAACAGCCAGATGTTTACCTCGAAGCTTGTGTTGGAAGCAAAAAAGAAAGAACTGGCACAATTCTTAGAAGTTGTGATCCCGTTTGGGAGCAAGGTTTCACTCTTCTCGTTGCTAATCCTGAGACAAGTAATCTCAATATACGAGTaatagatgaaaaaacaaatttggtTGTTGGGAGCTTAACTTACATGCTTTCAACACTTTTAACACATCCAGCACTCGAAGAGACACAACAGCCATTCAGTCTGCAAAACGCTGGTCCTGAAAGCAAAGTTATTATGTCACTCGCGTTGAGGATTGTCAAGTATGAGAATCCAGATCCATTCAAGAAGGTTGAAGAGTCGACCATCAGCAACTCGTCTGACAGcagct tacAATCGACTCcattaaaaaaacagttatCTAAAGAATCTATCCGTAACTTGAAAAACAATAGTGGGATTTCCGGTTCCATTTCTCCGGTCACTCTCGATGAGGATGATGGAGTAATTTCAAATCAGGGACCGAATAATCAAGTGCCTCATTCTGGATTAATCCACAGAAATCCAAGTTTGACATCTTTTGCAGGTGAAGCTAAACTTGGCCGAATTCAGTTGACATTTCGCTACAGTGTTCCACGACAAAAATTAGTCATTGTTGTTCACAAGATAGC gaATCTCCCTGCATCATCAAATGATCTCTCCAACATTCCGGATCCATATGTTAAACTCTACCTACTTCCTGATCGTCATAAGGAGACGAAACGTAAAACAAGTGTTATGAGAGATAGTTGCAATCCAGTTTACGACGAGCAATTTGAGTATCTTGTTTCACAGGGTGATTTAAATACTAGAGTACTGGAAGTTACAGTTTGTGCGCAAAAAGGATGGCTTGGTGGCGGTAGCAATGTAATGGGGCAGGTCCATATTAATCTCTCGGAAATTGATATTACAAAGGCAATATCAGCGTGGTATGATTTGTTGCCAGAATCAAAAGATTAA
- the LOC122858331 gene encoding peroxiredoxin-like isoform X1, with product MSRFLRSFRTQVRSAVCLSMPETYSSSGTKKVFKFSTNSKLLASHPQVQKPAPHFSGTAVVNGEFKDIQLLDYRGNYIVLLFYPLDFTFVCPTELLAFSAKIEEFKALNAVVIGVSTDSHFSHLAWINTCKKQGGLGGDLGYPLLSDFNKKIAEDYGVLLADSGVALRGLFIIDKEGILRQFSVNDLPVGRSAEETIRLIKAFQFFEKHGEVCPADWQPNTKTIKPNPKDSKIYFESVNQ from the exons ATGTCTCGATTTTTGAGAAGCTTTCGTACCCAAGTTAGAAGCGCA GTGTGTTTGTCAATGCCAGAAACTTATTCATCATCAGGCACCAAAAAAGTTTTCAAATTTTCTACTAACTCGAAATTACTCGCCAGCCATCCTCAAGTTCAGAAACCAGCACCACATTTTTCTGGGACTGCTGTTGTTAATGGGGAATTTAAAGATATACAGCTATTAGATTACCGTGGCAACTATATTGTTTTGCTGTTTTATCCTCTTGATTT caccTTTGTCTGCCCGACTGAATTGCTGGCTTTCAGTGCAAAAATAGAGGAATTCAAAGCTCTCAATGCTGTCGTTATCGGTGTTTCAACAGATTCTCATTTCAGTCATTTAGCATGGATCAACACCTGCAAAAAACAAGGTGGGCTTGGTGGAGACCTTGGATATCCACTTTTGAGCGATTTCAACAAGAAAATCGCTGAGGATTACGGTGTTCTTTTAGCTGACTCAGGCGTTGCTCTTCGAGGTCTCTTCATCATCGACAAAGAAGGAATTTTACGGCAATTTAGTGTTAATGATTTGCCCGTTGGAAGAAGTGCTGAAGAAACAATTCGCCTAATTAAagcatttcaattttttgagaAACATGGTGAAGTTTGTCCCGCTGATTGGCAGCCtaatacaaaaacaattaaaccCAATCCAAAAGATAGTAAAATATACTTTGAATCAGTTAATCAATGa
- the LOC122858331 gene encoding peroxiredoxin-like isoform X2, which translates to MPETYSSSGTKKVFKFSTNSKLLASHPQVQKPAPHFSGTAVVNGEFKDIQLLDYRGNYIVLLFYPLDFTFVCPTELLAFSAKIEEFKALNAVVIGVSTDSHFSHLAWINTCKKQGGLGGDLGYPLLSDFNKKIAEDYGVLLADSGVALRGLFIIDKEGILRQFSVNDLPVGRSAEETIRLIKAFQFFEKHGEVCPADWQPNTKTIKPNPKDSKIYFESVNQ; encoded by the exons ATGCCAGAAACTTATTCATCATCAGGCACCAAAAAAGTTTTCAAATTTTCTACTAACTCGAAATTACTCGCCAGCCATCCTCAAGTTCAGAAACCAGCACCACATTTTTCTGGGACTGCTGTTGTTAATGGGGAATTTAAAGATATACAGCTATTAGATTACCGTGGCAACTATATTGTTTTGCTGTTTTATCCTCTTGATTT caccTTTGTCTGCCCGACTGAATTGCTGGCTTTCAGTGCAAAAATAGAGGAATTCAAAGCTCTCAATGCTGTCGTTATCGGTGTTTCAACAGATTCTCATTTCAGTCATTTAGCATGGATCAACACCTGCAAAAAACAAGGTGGGCTTGGTGGAGACCTTGGATATCCACTTTTGAGCGATTTCAACAAGAAAATCGCTGAGGATTACGGTGTTCTTTTAGCTGACTCAGGCGTTGCTCTTCGAGGTCTCTTCATCATCGACAAAGAAGGAATTTTACGGCAATTTAGTGTTAATGATTTGCCCGTTGGAAGAAGTGCTGAAGAAACAATTCGCCTAATTAAagcatttcaattttttgagaAACATGGTGAAGTTTGTCCCGCTGATTGGCAGCCtaatacaaaaacaattaaaccCAATCCAAAAGATAGTAAAATATACTTTGAATCAGTTAATCAATGa
- the LOC122858330 gene encoding arylsulfatase B-like, which translates to MRVNRILCSHCVLFLLLLCLKFINGQYQASPHIIVFMVDDLGWNDVGFHGSNQIPTPNIDALAYNGIILNRHYVQPSCTPTRAAFFSGKYPLRMGMQGQGIMGGETRGLPLGVRLLPEYLRDYGYSTRLVGKWHLGFHTRLHTPLNRGFDSFFGYYNSYISYYDYRYSQGNMSGFDLHRGDSPAHGTPNQYVTELLTNEALKIIDNHDVNHPLYLQLNHLGVHAPLEKSSRTSNYNDDKFEHIADKSRKTYAEMVVEIDESLGQIVSALGDRGMLKNSIILFMTDNGAPTIGKFRNWGSNWPLRGTKYTLYEGGLRGVAAIWSPRLQRPAKVSNNLMHVTDWLPTLFSAAGGNVQELGEIDGIDHWQHLSNDEKAPRHKILLNIDEVSKTEAAINKRYKLVRGVYQQGYYDSYYGDSGKDFYIGEYNYTLVHRSSVATAISAHLGDPMTQPSVMTHLREEATVLCNNLLHRSSRSRSPCENDTECLFDIVNDPCEERNVAKQYPKEMRELDLMLLSYGNLLVHQPKKTIIDWSADPKRRNDTWEPWLHPSYFEDQYGYNKAEAITVSMFIYYVVFVISHFYALI; encoded by the exons atgaGAGTTAATCGGATTCTTTGTTCACACTGTGtactgtttttattattattgtgccTCAAATTCATCAATGGGCAATATCAGGCCTCACCACATATCATTGTCTTCATGGTTGACGATTTG GGATGGAATGATGTTGGTTTCCATGGATCCAATCAAATACCAACTCCTAATATTGACGCATTGGCTTACAATGGAATAATTTTGAATCGACACTATGTTCAGCCATCTTGCACACCAACAAGAGCTGCCTTCTTCAGTGGCAAATATCCTCTTCGTATGG GCATGCAAGGACAAGGTATCATGGGTGGTGAAACTCGGGGTTTGCCTTTGGGGGTCAGACTTCTCCCAGAATATCTCCGAGACTATGGATACTCCACTCGTCTTGTTGGAAAATGGCATTTGGGTTTTCACACTCGACTTCACACACCACTTAATAGAGGATTTGATTCGTTCTTTGGCTATTACAATAGCTATATATCGTATTACGACTACCGATATTCTCAAGGA AACATGTCCGGATTTGATCTTCATCGAGGGGACTCTCCGGCACATGGAACACCAAATCAGTATGTGACAGAACTCCTGACGAATGAAGCACTCAAAATAATCGACAATCATGATGTTAATCATCCTCTTTATCTTCAACTGAATCATCTCGGAGTTCACGCCCCTCTAGAAAAATCAAGCCGGACCAGTAATTATAATGACGACAAGTTCGAGCACATTGCCGATAAATCTCGAAAAACTTATGCCg AAATGGTTGTGGAAATTGATGAATCTCTTGGTCAAATTGTGTCAGCTTTAGGCGATAGAGGAATGCTGAAAAacagtataattttatttatgactgACAATGGTGCACCCACCATTGGAAAATTCCGTAACTGGGGATCAAATTGGCCATTAAGAGGG ACTAAGTATACACTTTATGAGGGTGGATTGAGAGGTGTTGCAGCAATATGGTCACCACGACTCCAGCGACCGGCCAAAgtttctaataatttaatgcACGTGACAGATTGGCTTCCAACTCTTTTTTCAGCAGCTGGCGGAAATGTCCAAGAGCTGGGAGAAATTGACGGTATTGATCACTGGCAACATCTTAGCAACGACGAAAAAGCACCCCGCCACAAAATACTTCTTAATATTGACGAAGTTTCGAAAACCGAAGCAGCTATCAACAAACGCTACAAACTTGTGAGAGGCGTATATCAACAAGGATATTATGACTCTTATTACGGTGACAGTGGAAAAGACTTCTACATTGGCGAATATAATTATACTTTGGTGCATAGAAGCTCCGTCGCAACAGCAATCAGTGCTCATTTAGGTGATCCTATGACACAACCCAGCGTTATGACTCATCTTCGGGAAGAAGCAACTGTCTTATGCAATAATTTGTTACATAGATCATCACGTAGTAGATCTCCATGTGAAAATGATACTGAGTGCCTTTTTGATATTGTCAATGATCCTTGTGAAGAGAGAAACGTTGCAAAACAATATCCAAAG GAAATGAGGGAGCTGGATTTAATGCTTCTATCTTATGGAAATCTGTTAGTCCATCAaccaaaaaaaactattattgatTGGTCAGCTGATCCAAAAAGACGAAATGATACTTGGGAACCATGGCTACACCCTAGCTACTTTGAAGACCAGTATGGGTATAATAAAGCTGAAGCGATTACAGTTagcatgtttatttattacgtAGTCTTTGTAATCTCTCATTTCTAcgcattaatttaa